The DNA region CGACACCATCCACGCCACCGGGCCGGTTCTCCGGGCGGTCAGGTCGCTCACGGTCGTCGACAACCCCACCACCCGCGCCGCCAGCGACCACCTACCCGTCACCGTCGACCTCGACCCCCGCAAGCTACCCAACACCCCGGCCGGCCCCACATAACCGTAACAAACAGTCCAAACCTTGGGCAACCCGCCTAAACCTGGTAAATTCGGTCGCCCTCAGCAGTCCACACCCGGTAGTCGCCCTGCGGCGGCTACTCGACCGGCCGCAGGACGCGGCAACGCCCAGCGGCCGGTCTCCGGGCCGGCGAGCGGGCATCCCCCGTCCTTCTGCCGCCCGCCGGCCACCGGGCCAGGACGGCGGAACAGGGCTGCACCGGCGATGCTGGCCGTCCGTTCCGAGTCCGAAAGGTGTTTGACCAATCCGAGCCGACGGGAGTAGCGAGTGGCATAGATGACTGATGCGCGACGCCACATGCGGGCGAACGGCGGGGTGGCCCGAGGCGCCGATACTCGTCCCGGCAAGCCGAACGCGCTGCAGGGCGAGTCCCGGAGGGAGCGACCGAATATGTGCTGATGGTGGCCCGGAAGCGCTGAGCTGTGGTGAAGCCACAGTCATGCCTCACCCCTTCGCGCCATGGCTCGCCCCGCACCGCTTCGTGCTGGCAGATTGATCGTGACGGCTTAGAGCCTGGTAAATAAGGGGTTCAGGTGTGTTGGTCGCGGGCGAGTCGGCGGGCCATGACGATGACCATGGCCCACTGGACCATCGCGGTGTGGTGCTCGGGTAGCCGTTCGTAGTCACGGACGGTACGCCGGCATCGGTTGATCCAGGAGAAGGTGCGCTCGACCGCCCACCTGCGGTGTAGGACGACGAAGGTGGTCTGTCCGGCGAGTTTGGCCACGTTCCGTACGGTCATGGCGAGGTGGGTCGCGGCCCAGTCGAGGAGTTTGCCGGCATAGCCGCTGTCGGCCCACACGAGGCGGATCGAGGGAGAGCAGGCGCGTAGTGCCCACAGCAGCGGTCGGGCGCCGTCGCGGTCCTGCACGTGCGCGCCAGTGACCAGGCGCGCCAGTGACCAGGACGGCCAGGAGCAGTCCGCAGGTGTCCACGGCGATGTGACGCTTGCGGCCGTTGACCTTCTTGCCCGCGGCGTAGCCGCGTGCGGGGCGGCCGACGGTCTCCGCGCCGCGTACCGACTGGGAGTCGACCAACGCCGCCGTTGGCTGGCGATCGCGGCCCTCGACCTGGGGACGCCGACCACGCCGCGTCGCTAGTTGCGGAGGCGATACCGCTGATCCGTGAGGCGCCTCCGGAACGGAACATGCGCCGTGTCGTTCGGGCACGCCAACGGCTCCCGTTCGCCAGGACCGACCCGCGCGCTCGCGCACTCGACGACCAGCTCGCCACCCTGGGGGGCCTGACCATGGCCGATGACACCAAGGTCGCCGTGGTGACCGGCGCCAACCGTGGGCTTGGCGCTGCCATCGCCCGCGAGCTGGCTGAGCAGGGCTTGCACGTGGTGCTGGCCGGCCGGAACGAGTACTCCGTCGACCGCGTGGTGGCCGAGCTGGCGAAGGACGGACTAGCCGCCAGCGGCCACCAGCTCGACGCCAACGACCCGGCCAGCGTGGCGCGCGCCTTCGCCGACACCGCCAAGCGACACGGCCGGCTGGACGTGCTGGTGAACAACGCCGGCATCGCCATAGACCGTGGCCAGGTCGCAGCGAGCCCCGACTTCGAGCGGGTCCGCAGCGCTCTGGACACCAACCTGCTGGGCGCCTGGCGCTGCTGTGCCGCCGCCGTACCGGAGATGAAGAAGAACGGCTACGGCCGCATCGTCCATATCACCAGCCACCTCGCGTCGCTGGCCACCATGGGCGACACGAACGTGTCCTACCGCGTATCCAAGGCGGCTTTAAACGCGCTGACCCGGGTCCTCGCGGCCGAGTTGGCGGGCACCGGCATCTTGGTCAATGCATGCTCACCGGGACGCATGAACACGCGGATGGCTTACGGCGAGACCGATCGGACGCCGGAGGAAGGCGCCGACACACCGGTGTGGCTTGCGACGCTGCCTCCGGACAGGCCGACCGGTGGCCTCTTTGCCGACCGAACGCCGATCGACTGGTGATGCTGACACAGGAAAGGGCAGCCGTCGCGCCAGATAATCGGCTGCAGAAGGTTTATCCACTCGTGATCTCGTTCCGAACCTGAGTCGCGAGGAGCAGGTAGTGGCCAGCTGCCAACCGGGCAAGCTCTTCGCGATCGCGCGGCCACCGGCGGGGTGGAGTCCCTGATCGAGCACCCGGGCCATGTGACACGTACGTGCGGCCGGTTCGCCGCTTGAAGTTCCCGGTGATCTCATGCGAATGTCTGTCGGCATCGAGACCGTAGATGACTTGCTCGCGGATCTGGAGCAGGCGTTGGGCAAACCGCTTGGACAGGGAGGGGAGGCCGTGCAGGACATCATGCCGACCTGGGTGGGCGCGACCGCCAAGCAAATCGCCCGAGGCGTCCGCCGGGGTGATGTGTCCGCAACCCAGGTAGTGGCCGACCACCTCGACCACATCGGTCAGACCGACGCCGACCTTGCCGCGTTTCGGATGGTGCGCGGCGGAGAGGCGCTCGCCGAGGCAGAGAAGGTCGACGAGCAGGAGGACCTGGCCCACCTGCCGCTCGCCGGCGTGCCGATCGCGGTCAAGGAGAACACCGCAGTGGCCGGCCTGCCCACCTGGAACGGGTCGGCCGGCGCGCGTACTGCGGTCGCGGAGGCCGACCACGAGGTGGTACGACGGCTACGCGGCGCAGGTGCCGTAATCCTTGGGGTTACCCGGATGTCAGAGCTGGGCCTGTGGGGGGTGACGGACGACCAGACTGCGGTGACCCGCAATCCGTGGGACCAGGCTCGTACCGCCGGGGGCTCGTCCGGTGGTGCCGCCGCCGCCGTCGCCGCCGGCCTGGTACCGATTGCGCACGCCAACGACGGCCTGGGCTCGATCCGCATCCCGGCGGCCTGCTGCGGCCTGGTCGGCCTCAAACCCGGCCGGGGCGCGGCGCCGTGCCAACTCGGCGCCGATGATTGGTTCGGCCTAGCCGAGCACGGCGTGCTTACCTCCACAGTCGCTGACGCGGTGATCGGCTTCTCAGTGCTGGCCGGCCGCCGTGCCGAAAAGCTGATGCCGCCGGATCGGCTGCGGGTCGGTACTTCGTTGCGCTCGCCGATTCGCGGTGTGCAGCCCGACGGACCCAACCGGGATGCGGTCGCCGCTGCTGGCCGGCTACTCGCGACCGCCGGGCACGACATCATGGCCGCCGACCCGGTGTACTCCAGCGCGCTCGGCCTGACGGGGCTCGCCACCTGGCTCGCTGCGGGTGCCGCCGATCTCCACGATGCCGGTCTGGACCGGCGCAGCCTGCAGCCTCGCAGCCGTCGGCACGTCGCGCTGGGGCAGTGGGCCCTACGCCACGGGTACGTCCGGGAAGCGGACCGGACCGCTTGGCGAGATCGCTCCATCCAGTTCTTCACCGACCACTCGATCGACGTGCTGCTCACCCCGGCGCTCGCCGCCACCCCACCGGAGGCCGCCGCCTGGTCCCGCCGATCCTGGCGGTCCAACCTGCTGTCGAACATCCGGTATGCCCCGTACGCTGCGCCGTGGAACATCGCCGGCCTGCCGGCGATCGTGGTGCCGGTGGGCCGCCGGCCCGACGGTCTGCCTGTGGCCGTGCAACTGGTCGGTCCGCCCGGTTCCGAACTACTGCTGCTTGGCGTTGCCGGGCAGTTCGAGATGATCGCTCCATGGTCGCGGCACGCTCCCGGCTTTCCTCGCTCTTGTCCGCAGTCGCCAGCGTCTACCTGATAGCCCTCGGCGGAGGATTGCCGGCCAAGCGGCGACGCCGCTGTCAGCTGCGGCGCGGTTCAAGCTCGTCGGCGTGTGTCCTTGACAAGAACTTTGCGATATAGCAAAAATGGCAAACATGACAGAGAGTGTGCCGGCGGTGCTTCAGGCCATCCGAGCGAACCTCAATCTGACCCAGACCGGGCTCGCTGATCGGTTAGGCGTGTCCTTCGCTACCGTCAACCGCTGGGAGGGCGGCGGCAACAGACCGCAGCGAGCACCCATGGCACGGATTCTCGAACTAGCCGCAGAGGCGGGCGTCGACGTCGCCGAGGTTGGGGACGCCCCTGCCGTGATGTCACGCAGGCGGCGTGCTCCGCGCTCGGACGTCAACACGACAAAGCCGATGGAGCAGATGCTCTGGGATGCGGCTTGCTCGATTCGTGGGGAGAAGGACGCCGCGAAGTTCAAGGACTACCTGCTGCCGCTGCTCTTCCTGAAGCGGCTGTCGGACGTCTTCGATGACGAGATCTCCCGGCTCGCTGACGAGTACGGCGACCATGATCTCGCCCTGGAGATCGCCGAGGCTGACACCGAACTGCTGCGCTTCTACCTACCGCCGGGGGCCCGCTGGGACGTCATCTCGGGTCGCAAGCCCTACGACTGGCCGCTCGATGAGCGTGGTCGTTCGACGGCACCGAAGGACATCGGGGAACACTTGACCAAGGCAGTTCGCGCGGTCGTGCGGTACAACCCGACCCTCTCGGGGGTGATCGATGTCATCGACTTCGCCGCAGAGCGCAACGGTGAGCGAGACATCAACCCAGCCAAGCTGCGTGGGGTGGTTGAGGCCTTCTCCGACCCGCGCTACCGTCTCGGCCTGGCCGACGTACAGCCCGACTTCCTCGGTCGCTCCTACGAGTACCTGCTGCGGAAGTTCGCGGAAGGCTCGGGCCAGTCGGCAGGCGAGTTTTTCACGCCGACCGAGGTTGGTTTCCTCATGGCGCGCATCCTGCGCCCTCGTCCGGGCGAGACTTGCCATGACTTCACCTGCGGCTCGGGCGGTCTTCTGATCAAGCTGCAGCTCGTCGCCCGTGAGCTCGACCCGACTAGCAAGGTCCCGCTCAAGATGTACGGCCAGGAACTCCAGGCCGAGAGCTACGCCGTGGCGCGGATGAACACGATCATCCATGACATGGACGTCGATTTGCAGCGCGGCGACACCATGATTAATCCGAAATTTCGGGACTCCGCAGGCCGGCTCCAGCGCTTCGACGTGGTGGTCGCCAACCCGATGTGGAATCAGGCGTTCGATCCGAGTCTCTTCGAGGAGGACCCCTACGACCGCTTCACTGAGGCAGGCGGCGTCACCTCGGGCAAGGGCGACTGGGCATGGCTTCAGCACGCGCTCGCCGTCATGAACGACGGTGGCCGCGCCGCCGTCGTTCTTGACACTGGCACGCTCACTCGCGGTTCAGGTTCTCGAAACGAGGATAGGGAGCGCAATATTCGCAAGTGGTTCGTCGACCACGACTATGTCGAAGGTGCTGTCCTCTTGCCGGACAACCTTTTCTACAACACCAATGCCGCCGGAATTATCATCTTCCTGAGCAAGCGCAAGCCGGCTGCCCGCAAGGGCAAGGTGCTTATGCTGAATGCCAGTCGCCGCTTCACTAAGGGGCGTCCAAAGAACTTCCTGAGCAGCGCCGATGTCCTTGAGCTGGCGCGCATCTATCAGGAGGGCGTGCCGGTGGACGGCGAGCTCGCGGTGGTCGATGTCGACGACATCGTGGCTTCTGACTATAACCTGAGCCCCGCGCGCTGGGCTGCTCGTGCTGATCAAATGGAGTGCCGGACGATCGCGGAGGTCGCGGATGATTTGACAACCCTCGAGCGCCGTGATGTCGAGGCCAGCTTGGTCCTTGAGCCACTGATTCGAGCGGCAGCGGCACCTGGCGGCGACACTACAAGCGCCAGTTTCCTCCAAGTACCGCAGAAGGACTCGGAGCTGGGTCCTATCCCGAAGAACTGGGAACTGCGCTCGATTGGTGAGCTGTGCGAGATCTGGAGTGGCGGGACCCCGCGCAAGTCGGTGCCCGAGTTCTGGGTCGGTGATATCCCATGGGTGTCTGGGAAGGACCTCAAGGCACCAGTCATCGATGACGCTATTGACCACGTGTCGGAAGCTGGCGTCTACTCGGGGAGCCGACTCGCTCCGGCGGACTCGGTTCTACTTCTCGTGCGGGGGATGGGTCTCGCAAAAGATCTTCCGGTCGCGGCGATTAGCCGACCGATGGCGTTCAACCAGGATGTCAAGGCGCTCGTCCTGAAGGGGCAGTTCAAGGCGTACCCGGGTCGGTTCCTCCGCTCCGCAATCTACTCCGGTAAGCAACGCCTGCTCGGCAGAATTGTTCCGTCGGCCCATGGGACGATGACGCTCAACCTGAGCGATGTCGAATCCCTTGTAATTGCTTGGCCAACCGACCCAGAAGACGCCTATCAGATCGTCAGGGTACTCTCGGCGGTCGAGGAGAAGGTCAGACTTCAGCGCCAAAAGGGTGTGTTGTTCGACGAGCTCTTCGGCTATCTACTTAGCCACCTCATGTCTGGCGAGATTGGCCTGAGCAATATCGACCGGCTCGCGCTGCCAATTGCGCGCATGCTGCCCAACGAGGTGCCAGCATGACCGGCCTCAAGATCAGCGAGGCGCACACGGCGCAATTTCCCATGGTGGCCCACGCCAAGGAAGTCGGCTGGACGCCTATCTCGCCGGTCGAGGCCGAGGTGCTTCGGCATGGGCGCGAGACGATGCTCTTCGCCTCGGTGGTCGAAGACAAGCTGCAGGAGTTCAACCCCTGGTTGACTTCAGAGCAGGCGCGGGCCATCGTCGAGACCATCGAGGCGCTGCCGGCGACCATCGAGGGTAACTGGGAAGTCCTGCGCTGGATGCGCGGTGAGCACAAGTGGTACGACGAGGGCGAGAAGCGCAGCCGCTCAGTCCAGCTCGTCGACTTCAACCGCCCTGACAACAACGAACTCCAGATCACCTGGGAGTGGAAGATCGAGCCGGTGGCCCGCAAGGGCAACCGTGCTGACGTCATCTTTCTGGTTAACGGCCTGCCGGTGACCATCGTGGAGCACAAGAACCCGACCTCGGGCGACGCTCTGGTGCGCGGCATAACGCAGCTGCGTCGGTACGAGAAGGAGACGCCGGAGCTTATCGCCCAGACCCAGCTCTACAACGTGACCCACATGCTGGGGTACTGGTACGGCGTCACCTGGAACGTCTCTCGACGCTATATATTCAAGTGGAAGTACACCGAGGACGAGTCCTACAAGAGCGCCACCCAGGCGTTCTTCGAGCCGCACGCCTTCCTGCGTACCCTGAAGGACTGGATCCTCTTTTACGTCGAGGACTCCGAGACTCGCAAGTCGGTCCTGCGTGAGCACCAGCGCAAGGCCGTCGACAAGATTGTTGCTCGCTGCGCCGATGCCGAGAAGAACCGTGGCCTGATTTGGCACACCCAGGGCTCGGGCAAGACCTTCACGCTGCTGACTGCAGCCCGTCAGATCCTCGAAGACAAGGCGAGCTTTAACAACGCCACGGTCATCCTGGTCGTTGACCGCAACGAATTGGAGGGCCAGCTCAAGGGCTGGGTCGACCGCCTGCTCGGCGAGATGCAGGCCGCCGACATCAACGTCGAGCGGGCCGAGAGCAAGGCCGACCTCCAGCGCATCTTCGACTCCGACCGCCGCGGCTTGATCGTCTCGATGATCCACAAGTTCGAGGAAATCAAGGCCAACTCGTCACTGCGGGACAACATCTTCGTCTTCATCGACGAGGCCCACCGATCGGTCGCTGCTGACCTCGGCACCTACCTCATGGCTGCGGTCCCGAACGCCACGATCGTCGGCTTCACTGGTACGCCGGTCGGCGAGTCCCGGGCAGGGTCGGGCTCGTTCAAGATCTTCGGCCGCGACGACGAGGACGGGTACCTGGACAAGTACTCGATCATCGAGTCGATCGAGGACGAGACGACCCTCCCGATCCGCTACAAGCTCGCGCCGTCGAGCATGCGCCTTCCGGCCAAGGACCTCGAAGAGCAGTTCTACGCCTTGGCCGGGGAAGAGGACGTCACCGACGTCGATGAGCTCAACCGGGTGCTGGAGCGGGCAGTCAACCTGCGGGCGTTCCTCGGGGCAGAGGACCGGGTCGACAAAATTGCTCAGTTCGTCGCCGGCCACTTCAAAGAGAACGTCCTGCCACTCGGCTATAAGGCGTTCGTGGTGGCGGTCGACCGGGAGACCTGCGCTAAGTACAAGCGGGCACTCGACAAGTACCTGCCACCGGAGTGGTCGGAGGTCGTCTACTCAAAGAACGTCAACGATGTCGTCGACCGTCCCGCAGTTGCCGAACTCCAGGTCTCCGAGACCCGCGAGGAGGAGGTCCGCAAGCTCTTCAAGAAGGCCGACCAGGAGCCCAAGATCCTGATCGTCACCGACAAGCTGCTGACCGGCTACGACGCCCCGGTGCTCTACGCCATGTACCTGGACAAGCCGATGCGCAACCACGTGCTGCTCCAGTCGCTGGCCCGGGTCAACCGGCCTTACATTGACGGCGAGAACGTCAGCAAGAAGGTCGGTTTGATCGTCGACTTCGTCAGCGTGCTCGAGGACATGAAGAAGGCACTGACCTTTGATGCAGGGGCGGTCAAGGGTGCGTTGGAAGACCTCGACATCCTCATGGTTGACCTTCATCAGAAGATCACGGCGGCTGCAACCGAGTACCTCCGAACCGACGGCACCAAGATGCCCGACGCCCAGCTGGAGGCCATGGTCTTCGGTCGGTTCATCGACCCGGCCGCTCGGAAGGTTTTCTACGACGCCTATAAGGACATCGAGATCCTCTGGGAGATCCTGTCGCCGGACCCCGGCCTGCGCGACCACATCCAGACCTACAAGGATCTGTCCAAGCTCTACGCCGCTGTTCGGGCCAACTACTCGGAGTCGGGGAGCTTTCTTGGCGACCTAGAGCACAAGACCCGCAAGCTCATTGAGGACGTTGCTACCCAGGAGGGACTCGGTCGCTTCTCCAAGGTTGTCGACTTCGACGCCGAGACCCTGGAGCAGCTCAAGGGCGACGACGGCCCGGATGAGGGCAAGGTCTACAACCTGCTCCGCGGCCTTCGGAAGGAGATGGAGGAGGACCCGGCTGGCGCCGTGGTGCTCCAGAGCATCAAGGACCGGGCCGACCGCGTCATGCAAAATCTCGAGGACCGCAAGATCAACGGCATCGCTGCTATGGTCGAACTCGAAGCCTTGGCCAAGGAAAAGGCGGAGGCTAAGCAGAAAGCGAAGGATAGCGGTCTCTCAGACATAGGCTTCGCCATCTACTGGGTCATTTGCCAGGGTAGCACCGCCAAGGCTGCAGCCTTCGACAGCATGGCCGCCTCGCGGGAGATCGAGACGGTGCTCGCCAAGTTCCCGAGCTGGCGTGAGAACCCGGACGAGAGGCGTCGCCTACGGGCCAGTCTCTACAAGCCGCTGCTGGCGCTCGGGAAGGACGACCGCGCTGCTGTCATCGAGCGGATCATGCAGGTGCTGGAGCAGGCGGCATGAGGATGGCGCGTACGTCGCTCTACCCCGAGCAGCAGCTCCGCCGACGCGCGATGGGTTGGGCGGTCAAGCTCAAGGTCAACCCTGAGCAGGTCCAGATTAAGCGGCTACCAGGCAAGTGGGGCTCGTGCGCGCCCAACGGCGTTGTGACGTTCGCCGATGATCTTGCGACCGAGCCTGAAGACTTTCAGGACTACGTCATCGTCCACGAGCTCCTGCACTTCAGATATCGCGACCATGGGAAGCAGTTTAAGGCGATGATGACAGCGCTCGTGCCGAACTGGCGTCAGCTAGAGCGAGAGAGCCGACACTCAACCGAACGACAGACGCGAAGAGGTCGAGGGGCATGAATCGTCCATGGTTCGCCTACGGAAGAGATCGCCTTGAGCTGGCCCAAGCGTCTAATACTCCAACGTCACTTGGCTTCGGCGTTGGGCGTGGCGCGGGTATGAAGACGGCCACCGCGTTGATCATCGATGGTTTGTGAGGACAACCGAAGATCGTGCGGTGGCCGTGGGCCACAGCTTAGGGGGCGCGCAGATTGGTGGTGATCATCGGCGGCGGGTGGGGCGGGTGTCCCACCGGTAGGTGGTCCATGCTCGCCTGATCAGGCTACGGACGGTGATGATCGCGTCGGCGAGGTCGAAGAACGCGTCGATGACCTTCTCGGTTCGTCAGCATGGCTGATCGAGCCACTGTGGGTCCAGTTCACCGCGCTGCTACCTGACCGGCCGACATACGCCCCGACGCATCCGTTGGGCTGCCACCGCAGGCGGGTCGATGACCGGATCGTGTTCGACAAGCTGATTCAGGTGCTGCGGTTCGGTTGTTCCTACGAGGCGATCGCCGATGCCACCTGCTCGGCCGCCACGATCCGCGGCCGTCGTGACGAGTGGATCCGCCTCGGGGTGTTCGCCCAGCTCAAGCAGATCGCGGTGGACGCCTACGACCGGCTCGTCGGCCTGGTCCTGGACGACATCGCCGTGGACGGCTGTATCACCAAAGCGCCCGGCGGAGGCGACTGCGCCGGACGGTCTCCGGTCGACCGGGGCAAGCAGGGAATGAAACGTTCATCGATGGTTGACGGTTACGGCATCCCGCTTGGCCGGGTCCTGGCCGGCGCGAACCGACACGACTCACCGCTGTTGGCCCCCACCCTCGACCGGCTTGACGACCTGGGCCCACTGCCCGAGGCCATCACGGTGCACCTTGACGCCGGATACGACTCCGCGGTCACCCGCACGCTGCTGGCCGAACGCGGCCTGACCGGCAAGATCGCCCACAAGGGCGACAAGGCGCCCATCCAGGCGGGCCAACGGTGGCATGTCGAACGGACGAACAGCTGGCACAACGCGTTCAACCGACTGCAACGCTGCTACGAGGATAGCAGGCACAGGATCTCCCGGTGATCACGAGGTGTAAGCACCTTCATGATCACGGATCCTGTGCCTGCACTCCTTCAGACACGCCCGTCCAGCCCCGCCATTCTGCGCGGGCTCTTAAACCCCGCCGGGTGGCGGGTCATCCTCGACGAGGCGGCGGCGCGTGTCGCTGATCGGTTCGTGCGGGCGGAGCCGCGCCGGACCGCCGGGCAGTTCGTGGATGGGCTGCTGTCGGGCGTGGAACGTAAGACCTGACTTGGGTCACGTTTCGGGGTGATCGGGTTCGACGGAGCGTTGACCTGGGGTTGTGGCGCTCGCGCGTCCCGGATTTGCGCACTAATTCTGGGTCGTAGGGTGGGCTGGTGTCCCCGTACGTGCGCACGGTGAAGACGGCCTCGGGTGCCAGGGCGGTGCAGATCGTGTACTCGTCGCGGCGTGGGTCGCGCGATATCGAGCACATCGGGTCGGCGCACGATGATGCCGACCTGGAGGTTTTGAAAGCTGCGGCTCGGCAGCGGATGGCCGCGGGTCAGGGTGAACTCGATCTTGGCTTGTCTGTAGCGGGAGGACCGGCGTCGGCGGGTGGCCCGTTGCCGATCACGGCGTCGCGGATGGCGGTCTTGTGGGATGCCCTGTCGCATGCCTACGACACGCTCGGGTTCGCCCAGGCTGCCGATAGCGACGAGGTGTTCCGGCAGTTGGTGCTGGCTCGGATCATCGAGCCGACCAGCAAGCTCGATTCCTTGCGGGTCCTCGATGAGGTCGGGGTATCGGCACTCCGATCGCTGAAAAGCCTGCAAGAGATCGCCGCCGCCGTGGCGGCCCTTACCAGCGAGCCGCACCCGTTGGCGTAGACACACGAGTTGACCCGCCTGGCTACGAAGCGTCACCCGTGCGACGTGCACCGTGCATGTGGCGGCACAGCGCCCTGAGCGTGGACGGGGCCTCGCCGCCAGCGGCGAGGCCCCGTGCTGCTACTCATACGCGGGAATGCCTACCGTTCGAGCACTGCCGAAGCGATCTTTGCGGCGATCTGTGCCACGCTGTCCTCTGCGGTGGTGAACCCGGCCAGGTCCTGCAGGATGGCGCTGAACTCCCGCACGTCGGCGAAGGTAACTTTGTGCAGGACCGGGATCACGGTGTCCTTGTGCAGCAGTGCGCCGAGCTCCCGCTCGGTCCAGAACCGGCCGGCCAAGTAGGCCGGGGTCAGCACGACCACCCCGGCGCTGGCAAGACGCAGGCCGTTGTCCATCTGCCGGGCCATGCTCTTACCGGGCTTGATCTCGGCCTTGTCGAGCCACACGTCGAGGTCCAGCGCGGTCAGCTCCGCGTACAGTTGCTCGGCAACGTCCGCGCCGTCGATGCGCGCGTAGCTACAGAACAGGTCGTGCTCGCGGCCGTCGACCGGCAGCGCGGCATGGACTCGGTCGACTAGTTCCTGCTCGGCCTGGGTGTAACGGACCTGTACCTGCGGCCGTGACGCCGCACTAAGCCGCCGGTTGATCTCGCCGATCACCTTCTGGTTGTGTGTGTCCGCGCGCCGTTTGTCCTGCTCAACCGCCCGATTGTAGTTGTTAATCGCCGTCCGATTACGGGCCTCGATCCTGCGGTTCTCCGCATCCACCTCTCGTTGGGCATTGGCGATCTGCCGCCGCATCTCGCGCTCGGCCTGCTGCTGGACGCGACGAAGCTCCTGGTTCATCTCGCGCTCGGCCTTCTGCAGTGCCTGACGCACCTGCCGGTTGAACGCATTCGCGTTGAACCCTGCCACCGCGACTGTTCCTCCCCCTCGTATGGGCGCGCTACGGCCCCCGCCGTGCTCAACCGGACATAGCCCGGGTGCGGAAACTATAGGACGCACCTACGACAGTTTCGATTTCGCGAACACCCGTGGGCGGTGACTACGATGGCGCGTGCGTCACCGGAAACCGTGGTGGAACCGGTAGGAGCGTGTGTCACGTGTGGCGAGTTCGTCCTTTCGATCGACCAGCAGCGCTGGCGCTCGGCGGGCAGCCTGTCGCCGCGGTTCCTTGTCTGCCGCCTACGACGAGGGGCGCCGGCGCCGGGACTCAATGGCCCGGATGAGCTGTGTTAAGGCCTCCTCGGAGACGCCGTCGCGCATGTCCACTCCATTCCGGCGCCGCACGAAGTCGGGAGCGGTGGAGAGATCCGCGCCGGCGAGCAGGACGGGGATGATTAACGCTTCCGAGCGGTCGAGTACGAGGTCTAGCTCTCGCGTCTGCCATTGCGACTCGCCGGTGCGCGGCCCGACGCAGAAGAGCAGGGCACTTGAGGAACGCAGGGCGCTGGACAGTGTCTCCTGCCAGTCCGTGCCGGGACTGATGTGCTGGTCGAAGAAGATTCGCAGCCCGGCTTGGGATAGCCCCTCGACGATCTGGATGGCATCGCGGCGGTCTTCGGACTGGTAGGACACGAAGGCGTCGTACTTAACGCTAACCTCGGACGTGTCCAGCTGAGAGAGCCGCTGCTGGGTGAAGAGGAAGCTCACGCTCGCCTGCCGTAGTACCGGATCAGTCAGCCACTCGCGGCCGTGCGCGCCCTCTAGCAACAGCCGCAGCTCGGGATCGGACAGCAGCTGGGTCGCCACCGTCGCGGCCGGGCCGGTGCCCGCCGCGTGCGTTGCGTACATGCCGGGTGTCCAGGTTTCCACTGCCATGGCGACCTCATCCGATGTGGCCAGTACGTCGAAGACCTCCGGCCAACGGTGCTCCAGGCAACGGGTCACGGCGAAGAATCGGATCGGAATGCCGCCCCGTTCGACGAAGCCGGTGAGGTCCTGGCTGATCGCGTAGTCGATGAGGATGTTGTTGACGAACCGGATCAGGGCACGTGGGTTGCCTCCCAGCGCTTGCGCCACCACCGGCAGCACCGGATCGAGTTCGACGGCGACCGCCGCCGGCTGATCAGCCAGCAGCAGCTTGCAGAAGGCGCCCATCCGACCCGTGGACGGCGGGATGTGGAACGGCAGCTGGACGATCTTGTCAAGGTAGAGTTCGCCCTTGAAGTC from Micromonospora sp. NBC_01739 includes:
- a CDS encoding type I restriction endonuclease subunit R; translation: MTGLKISEAHTAQFPMVAHAKEVGWTPISPVEAEVLRHGRETMLFASVVEDKLQEFNPWLTSEQARAIVETIEALPATIEGNWEVLRWMRGEHKWYDEGEKRSRSVQLVDFNRPDNNELQITWEWKIEPVARKGNRADVIFLVNGLPVTIVEHKNPTSGDALVRGITQLRRYEKETPELIAQTQLYNVTHMLGYWYGVTWNVSRRYIFKWKYTEDESYKSATQAFFEPHAFLRTLKDWILFYVEDSETRKSVLREHQRKAVDKIVARCADAEKNRGLIWHTQGSGKTFTLLTAARQILEDKASFNNATVILVVDRNELEGQLKGWVDRLLGEMQAADINVERAESKADLQRIFDSDRRGLIVSMIHKFEEIKANSSLRDNIFVFIDEAHRSVAADLGTYLMAAVPNATIVGFTGTPVGESRAGSGSFKIFGRDDEDGYLDKYSIIESIEDETTLPIRYKLAPSSMRLPAKDLEEQFYALAGEEDVTDVDELNRVLERAVNLRAFLGAEDRVDKIAQFVAGHFKENVLPLGYKAFVVAVDRETCAKYKRALDKYLPPEWSEVVYSKNVNDVVDRPAVAELQVSETREEEVRKLFKKADQEPKILIVTDKLLTGYDAPVLYAMYLDKPMRNHVLLQSLARVNRPYIDGENVSKKVGLIVDFVSVLEDMKKALTFDAGAVKGALEDLDILMVDLHQKITAAATEYLRTDGTKMPDAQLEAMVFGRFIDPAARKVFYDAYKDIEILWEILSPDPGLRDHIQTYKDLSKLYAAVRANYSESGSFLGDLEHKTRKLIEDVATQEGLGRFSKVVDFDAETLEQLKGDDGPDEGKVYNLLRGLRKEMEEDPAGAVVLQSIKDRADRVMQNLEDRKINGIAAMVELEALAKEKAEAKQKAKDSGLSDIGFAIYWVICQGSTAKAAAFDSMAASREIETVLAKFPSWRENPDERRRLRASLYKPLLALGKDDRAAVIERIMQVLEQAA
- a CDS encoding M48 metallopeptidase family protein, whose product is MRMARTSLYPEQQLRRRAMGWAVKLKVNPEQVQIKRLPGKWGSCAPNGVVTFADDLATEPEDFQDYVIVHELLHFRYRDHGKQFKAMMTALVPNWRQLERESRHSTERQTRRGRGA
- a CDS encoding IS5 family transposase translates to MIEPLWVQFTALLPDRPTYAPTHPLGCHRRRVDDRIVFDKLIQVLRFGCSYEAIADATCSAATIRGRRDEWIRLGVFAQLKQIAVDAYDRLVGLVLDDIAVDGCITKAPGGGDCAGRSPVDRGKQGMKRSSMVDGYGIPLGRVLAGANRHDSPLLAPTLDRLDDLGPLPEAITVHLDAGYDSAVTRTLLAERGLTGKIAHKGDKAPIQAGQRWHVERTNSWHNAFNRLQRCYEDSRHRISR
- a CDS encoding toll/interleukin-1 receptor domain-containing protein gives rise to the protein MAGFNANAFNRQVRQALQKAEREMNQELRRVQQQAEREMRRQIANAQREVDAENRRIEARNRTAINNYNRAVEQDKRRADTHNQKVIGEINRRLSAASRPQVQVRYTQAEQELVDRVHAALPVDGREHDLFCSYARIDGADVAEQLYAELTALDLDVWLDKAEIKPGKSMARQMDNGLRLASAGVVVLTPAYLAGRFWTERELGALLHKDTVIPVLHKVTFADVREFSAILQDLAGFTTAEDSVAQIAAKIASAVLER